The proteins below come from a single Malus domestica chromosome 03, GDT2T_hap1 genomic window:
- the LOC103421159 gene encoding uncharacterized protein, with translation MDETPDERKRSGRSKSIGPCVISCIFVFLTHLVLSLVPRFFSASSFLAQLALSALLLLFFLGFGGWCRRTLLKRRASAPAFVFFNILFIWGFYISVISQAVSLLNDAVFSCEVVFLLIGLYSIITSDPGFVTNGFASSDQVAEGSVSEVHIHEKELEVLASGLSDDSTEGSGLVTRVRYCRICKSYIKGLDHHCPAFGNCIGQKNHPLFLVLLFGLIITEASYLVCTSLFVAKSRLLRRPSLEPTLSENLTVSTIMFTILQLVWQVLFVIWHIYCVCFNIRTDEWMNWKKHPEFQLLVQPQPGKNFTSIKFRNPYDKGIRQNVKEFLALRA, from the exons ATGGATGAAACACCAGATGAAAGAAAGCGCTCGGGTCGGTCCAAGTCAATTGGTCCCTGCGTAATCTCCTGTATCTTCGTCTTCCTCACTCACCTGGTCCTCTCTCTCGTCCCCCGCTTCTTCTCCGCCTCTTCCTTCCTCGCCCAACTCGCTCTCTCGGCCCTGCTGCTTCtcttctttctgggttttggCGGATGGTGCAGAAGGACCCTTCTGAAACGCCGCGCTTCAGCTCCGGCTTTCGTGTTCTTCAACATTCTCTTCATTTGGGGGTTTTACATATCAGTTATCAGTCAAG CCGTGTCACTGCTCAACGACGCCGTTTTCAGCTGTGAGGTTGTCTTCCTCCTCATTGGTCTCTACAG TATAATTACAAGTGACCCTGGCTTTGTAACAAATGGGTTTGCCTCTTCAGACCAAGTTGCGGAGGGTTCAGTTTCTGAAGTTCATATTCATGAGAAG GAGTTGGAGGTTTTAGCAAGTGGTTTATCTGACGACTCAACTGAA GGTTCTGGTTTGGTTACGAGGGTACGATATTGCAGGATCTGCAAGTCATACATAAAGGGTCTTGACCACCATTGCCCAGCTTTTGGGAACTGTATAG GACAAAAGAATCATCCCCTTTTTCTAGTTCTTCTGTTTGGATTGATCATTACTGAGGCTTCTTATTTAGTATGCACATCACTCT ttgtTGCCAAATCCAGGCTCTTACGTAGACCTAGCTTAGAG CCTACTCTTTCTGAAAATTTAACTGTTAGCACAATTATGTTCACCATTCTCCAGTTGGTATGGCAG GTGCTGTTTGTGATATGGCATATATATTGTGTATGCTTCAACATCAGAACTGATGAGTGG ATGAACTGGAAGAAGCATCCAGAGTTCCAACTTCTTGTTCAACCTCAGCCAG GGAAAAACTTCACGAGTATAAAGTTCAGGAATCCTTATGACAAAGGCATTCGACAGAATGTCAAGGAGTTTCTAGCGTTAAGAGCCTGA
- the LOC139194634 gene encoding uncharacterized protein, with the protein MAGFGSSEVRTPIFSSENYKFWRIKMVMIFKSHGLWKLVEKGVTISDSKKKKKAERSSDEEDDEQTVAAYMQDAKALSIIQSAISDQIFPRIANTDSVKMAWDLLYGEYHGGDQARECTVGKAIKKANCANQMEVSGNLFYVNSATTEANVNGNWYIDSGCNNHMTGYADILVDIRTNVVEKVQMPTGMLVNVVGMGSLEIDTNKGKKYIREVMHLPGLKENLLSVGQMDEHGYYLLFGGGMCSVFDGPSLDNLVIKIHGWIYVVPRPPVLCINKLRENEMVHGLPYLEDVDGCGFKVKCLRSDKGGEFVSNEFDRFLETAGIQRQLYMAYTPQQNGVVERNNRTVVEMAKAMLHDKSMPYSLWAEAVHTAIYILNRSPTKALDNLTPFEAYSGRKPSIGYLKGYRVFDLCTKKLILSRDVVFDETITWNWKENSENSVDVTYIQNQPENVIGVNSHELSEIEGSSPSSSILSHTEEQESSTHEFAKISQS; encoded by the exons ATGGCTGGATTTGGAAGTTCTGAGGTGAGAACACCGATCTTCTCCAGTGAGAACTACAAGTTCTGGAGAATCAAGATGGTGATGATCTTCAAATCTCATGGGTTATGGAAATTAGTTGAAAAAGGGGTTACGATCTCagattcaaagaagaagaagaaagctgaAAGAAGCTCAGACGAGGAAGACGATGAGCAAACAGTGGCTGCATATATGCAAGATGCAAAAGCTCTAAGTATTATCCAGAGTGCAATCTCGGATCAAATATTCCCCCGAATTGCCAACACCGATTCAGTGAAGATGGCATGGGATCTGCTATACGGAGAATACCATGGTGGTGATCAG GCTAGGGAGTGCACTGTGGGTAAAGCTATTAAAAAAGCTAACTGTGCAAATCAAATGGAGGTATCTGGTAACCTATTCTATGTTAATAGTGCAACTACTGAAGCAAATGTGAATGGAAACTGGTACATTGACAGTGGGTGCAACAACCATATGACAGGATATGCTGATATTCTTGTTGATATAAGAACAAATGTTGTTGAAAAGGTGCAAATGCCTACTGGTATGTTAGTAAATGTTGTTGGAATGGGCTCATTGGAAATTGACACTAACAAGGGGAAGAAGTACATTAGAGAAGTCATGCATTTGCCAGGATTAAAAGAAAACTTGCTGAGTGTGGGACAAATGGATGAGCATGGATATTATCTATTGTTTGGAGGAGGCATGTGTAGTGTATTTGATGGACCTTCACTTGACAATCTTGTCATTAAG attcacggttggatttacgttgttccaagacctccggttttgtgcatcaacaaacttaGAGAGAATGAGATGGTGCATGGTCTTCCATATCTCGAAGATGTTGATGGT TGTGGTTTCAAAGTAAAGTGCCTAAGAAGTGACAAAGGAGGTGAGTTTGTGTCCAATGAATTCGACAGGTTCTTAGAGACTGCAGGAATTCAAAGACAACTATATATGGCTTATACTCCACAACAGAATGGAGTAGTGGAGAGGAATAATAGAACAGTTGTAGAAATGGCTAAGGCAATGCTTCATGATAAAAGCATGCCATACTCTCTGTGGGCAGAGGCTGTACACACAGCTATCTACATTCTGAACAGATCACCTACAAAAGCACTTGATAATCTAACACCATTTGAGGCCTACAGTGGCAGAAAACCAAGTATTGGCTATCTAAAA GGATACAGAGTATTTGATCTATGCACTAAGAAGTTAATCTTGTCAAGAGATGTAGTTTTTGATGAAACTATAACCTGGAATTGGAAGGAAAATTCAGAGAATTCTGTTGATGTGACctacattcaaaatcaaccTGAAAATGTAATTGGTGTGAATTCACATGAGTTGAGTGAGATTGAAGGAAGTTCCCCTAGTTCCAGTATTCTCTCCCATACTGAAGAACAGGAAAGTAGCACTCATGAATTTGCAAAGATCTCTCAGTCTTAA
- the LOC139194417 gene encoding U-box domain-containing protein 13-like, with amino-acid sequence MAEIGGHPAMEEDRGALVQSLIDTINEIASISDYRCVVKKQYCNLARRLKLLTPMFEEIRDSKEEVSQDTLKALLSFMEALESAKELLRFGGESSKIYLVNGILLVGSKNRESIQ; translated from the exons ATGGCCGAGATCGGTGGCCACCCAGCTATGGAGGAAGACAGGGGTGCTCTGGTGCAGAGCCTGATCGACACGATCAACGAAATAGCTTCGATCTCCGACTACAGGTGTGTGGTCAAGAAGCAGTACTGCAATTTGGCGAGGAGGTTGAAGCTGCTGACCCCAATGTTCGAGGAGATTAGGGATAGCAAGGAGGAGGTCTCTCAGGACACTCTGAAGGCCTTGCTTTCGTTCATGGAAGCTCTGGAATCGGCCAAGGAGCTGCTCAGATTCGGAGGCGAGAGCAGCAAGATTTACCTG GTCAACGGAATACTATTGGTTGGTAGTAAAAATCGAGAATCAATACAATAG